The genomic interval CAAACTTTAGGCAGACCCTTTATCCAACCTATCGTCGCCTAATCGTCGGCTCGAGGTCAGAATTCTGTCAAACAATTGACGGGGAGGTATGCTAAAGTGTTTTTAAGGCGTATCTATTTGAGCAGGATCGGGTTTTTAAACGTAAGTGTCTCGAAAAAATTTTAAGGTATTGTTTGGGTAAAAAACTGAAATTTTGTCAAATTCCCTCTTCCCCTTTCACCCGTTTTATGATATAGTTATGTCAGTTATAACTTTAAAAATTCAATTTTTTTAAGGTTTAGGGGTAAATTTAAAGGAATTTTAAGGTTCCTTTTAAGAAAACATATTAATCTGGGATTAATGTGAAAGGAGTGGGGGTATAGAACCAACAAAGGGTGTCGTAATGCAATTACCCGGTGTTTTCTTTCGCCCAACATTTATTCCGCCAATGTATGCCTGGCCTCGTCTGGTAAAACAAACCGTACTGACGCTCTCTGTGCTGGCAGTCATCATTGCTTATGCGCTGCTGGCCGGTGGGATTGTGGCCGCTCTGGCTGTATTGGCCGAGAGGATAAATGGTTAGAAATTAAAACGGCTTGCGTGGTATTTTAGCCTGAAGTTTCGCTTGAAATTTTAAAGGCGGCGTTTTTGTGCGCCGCCTTTTTTATTGCCCATTTTTTGATGGAATTCATTTTGGATATTTCTTCTTTGCTTCCGGGTCGAGTGCGGCCAGTTTTTCCTGGGTAATGGCTCCGATTTGCTGAAAATTTTGCCGCGCTTCATTCAAACTGATCCCATTGGCCCCGGTAGGATCATCGTGAACGGCCTCTTGTACCGGGTCGCTGTTCCAGCCGCAAACCGGGCAGGTATCCCAATCACCCACAACTTCAAAAGTGTAATGCCCGCACACCGGGCAGGGCAACCAGCCGGGCAAATCTCCCTCTACTCCATCCACCTCAAGACCAATCTTGCGCAAATATTCGGCCAAATACTCGTTGGTAGCGCCCCGAAAAGGCCGCTTCATTTTATCAACCAGGATAGGGCGATAAATGGGGTTGCCGGGTTTAAGATCAGGCGGGGGAACGTGAGTTTCCCATTGGATGATGGCCGTGATATTCAACTGTTCCCGCAGGCTGGGTTTCAGAGGTTCCTCAAAAAATTCAACAATCAGTTCGGTTGCTTCCTCGGCGGTCAATTTTTTCAGGCGATGCCAGGCAATTTTCTCCAACGCTTCACTGCGATGCATACTGCGCTCCCGGTAAAAGGTTAAGGCAACTCCCTTTGGGGAATTACTTTAATATTAACATGCTCTCAAGCCGTTGGCAATGGGCTTGTGGTACAAAATTCACTCAATTTCAATATGGTCCAGGTCTACGGCAGATTCAGGATATTTCAGGTTCATGCCAGCGAGCGTTTTGAGAATCACGGTAGAGATGGCCACATTCCGATACCATTTTTTGTTGGCCGGCACAATATACCAGGGAGCCTGCTTGGTGCTGCATTGTTCAAAAGCAGTTTCAAAAGCCCGCATATAATCATCCCAAAGCTTGCGTTCAGCCAGGTCGGTGGGGTTGAATTTCCAACGTTTGTGTGGCTGCTCCAATCGAGCGGCCAGGCGCTCTTTTTGCTCCGCTTTAGAGATGTGCAAGTAGAATTTCAGGATGGTCACCCCGCTGTCGGCCAGCAGCCGTTCAAAATTATTGATGTGGGCGTAACGTTTCCGCCATACTTTTTGGGGGACAAGATTATGCACCCGGACCACCAACACGTCCTCATAATGGGAGCGGTTAAAAATGCCAATCATTCCCGGCGGCGGAACCACTTTATGAATGCGCCACAAAAAATCGTGAGCCAGTTCCTCCTCGGTGGGCTTTTTAAAACTGGTCACCTGCACGCCCTGCGGATTGATGCCGCTCATAATTTTGCGGATGGTGCCATCTTTACCCCCGGCGTCCATTGCTTGCAGCACAATGAGCAACGCTTGCCGGCCATCGGCGTAAAGCATAGGTTGCCACTCGGCGATACGGTTGATATTGTGGCCCAGGATTTCTTCGGCGGCTTCTTTGTTTTTTAGGGCGCCGGTATCGTCGGGATCAATCTCTTTCAGCTTGACCTTTTGGCCCGGTTTTACTTTGACAACGGACATAATCGCCTCCAATGCCTTGATTATTGAATAATTACATCCAGGCCCGGCTCAAAGCGCTCCCAATCGCCGTTGGGTCCCTGGCACTCCTGCTCAGAAGAAAAACAAATGGACAGCCACATTTTGTGCGTGCCGGG from Anaerolineae bacterium carries:
- a CDS encoding polyphosphate kinase 2 family protein, with the protein product MSVVKVKPGQKVKLKEIDPDDTGALKNKEAAEEILGHNINRIAEWQPMLYADGRQALLIVLQAMDAGGKDGTIRKIMSGINPQGVQVTSFKKPTEEELAHDFLWRIHKVVPPPGMIGIFNRSHYEDVLVVRVHNLVPQKVWRKRYAHINNFERLLADSGVTILKFYLHISKAEQKERLAARLEQPHKRWKFNPTDLAERKLWDDYMRAFETAFEQCSTKQAPWYIVPANKKWYRNVAISTVILKTLAGMNLKYPESAVDLDHIEIE